The genomic region GCGCCCCGGGCACCCCGGACAGGCGTTTGCACGATCAGATCAGCGCCGCGACGAGCATCGTCATCGTGGCACCGAACCCGACAAACCAGATGAGCGAGCGCCCGGGCGCCCAGCCCAGCAGGTAGCCGGGAATGTAAAGGACACGCGCGCCGAGATAGGTCCAGGCGGCGTATCGGGTGACGGGGCCGGACTGGTCGGCCAGGGTGACCACCAGAACGGCGATGGTGAACAGGATCAAGCCTTCGAAATGGTTGGCCAGCGCGCGCTGCGCCCGGCCGGCCTGTCCGGTGAGCTGACGGGCCACGTCGCGCGGGCTGGCAGCGTAGCGGGTGCCCACCTGCCTCTGTGCCAGGACCGAATACAGGGCGAATTGCAGGCCTTGCAACAGGGCGGCCAGGGTCAGGGCCATCAGTTCAGAGGTCATAGTCGAAAGCCTCGTAATCGGCGCCGTAGACCTGCGCCAGACGCTGGCGGACCGAAGGCGCGGTGATCCACGCCGGAAGATCCGGCGCCGTGGTTGCGTCGTGGTTCAGATCGCCGCGCCGCAACGGGGCCTGGTCGCCCGGCGCCCGCCCCAGCCGCGCGATCAGGGCCTCGGTCAGCGCATCGGGGGTTTCCAGCCGGCCCAGAACATCCGGGCGAAACACGTCCGGCCGGATGTCCAGCCATTGCGGCCGCCAGTGATTGTCCGGCAGCAGCGCACTGTCCTCGCCCATCTCGATGGCGATGAAATCGAGGAACCGCTCGAACCCGGCGCGGGTGCGGGCGTGCCGGGTCCAGTCGAACCCGGTCAGCGCGCACAGACGGATCCGCGCGGCGGCGAACTGCCTGTGCCGCAGGTCCTGCGACCGGCACAGATAGCGAAACGCCGACCAGGCGCGCGGCGTGGGGTGGCGCACGGTGGCGATGCGCAGCGTCCGCGCCAGAAAGCCCGACAGGCTGTCGATATCGTCGCGCGCGTGCACGCTGCGGAACACGCCGGCGTCCACCGCCCGGTGCATGGCCGCGTCGCGGTTCATGTCCGACGGGTCGTCCACAAGC from Rhodobacter sp. harbors:
- a CDS encoding MAPEG family protein, which gives rise to MTSELMALTLAALLQGLQFALYSVLAQRQVGTRYAASPRDVARQLTGQAGRAQRALANHFEGLILFTIAVLVVTLADQSGPVTRYAAWTYLGARVLYIPGYLLGWAPGRSLIWFVGFGATMTMLVAALI
- a CDS encoding sulfotransferase family 2 domain-containing protein, whose protein sequence is MASVFLSKPATWQQSKRLLDASWTAEGARFGSRARHDAFYTYLLTPHSGRWAYVSSGKTGTTSTLALLFRLEFGHENTALVDDPSDMNRDAAMHRAVDAGVFRSVHARDDIDSLSGFLARTLRIATVRHPTPRAWSAFRYLCRSQDLRHRQFAAARIRLCALTGFDWTRHARTRAGFERFLDFIAIEMGEDSALLPDNHWRPQWLDIRPDVFRPDVLGRLETPDALTEALIARLGRAPGDQAPLRRGDLNHDATTAPDLPAWITAPSVRQRLAQVYGADYEAFDYDL